A window of the Hypanus sabinus isolate sHypSab1 unplaced genomic scaffold, sHypSab1.hap1 scaffold_927, whole genome shotgun sequence genome harbors these coding sequences:
- the LOC132390483 gene encoding NACHT, LRR and PYD domains-containing protein 12-like: MELDLSYNDLGDSGVKLVSVALRNPECKIQKLGLDSVGLTDSGAEDLVSALSTNPSLTELNLGYNSLTDRSVPGLRRLILTLPSLKRIWLGGNEFSETGMKELRSLQEPRPGLMVDL, translated from the exons atggagctggacctgagttataatgacctgggagattcaggagtgaaactggtgtctgtggctctgaggaacccggagtgtaaaatacagaaactggg gctggacagtgtcggtctcacagattctggtgccgaggatctcgtctccgctctcagtacaaacccatcactgacggagctgaacctgggatacaactctctgacagaccgatctgtccccggtctccgccgcctcatactgaccctcccgagtctgaagcggatctg gctgggggGGAAtgagttcagtgagaccgggatgaaggaactgagatctctacaggaacccagacccggactgatggtggatctgtga